In a genomic window of Echeneis naucrates chromosome 4, fEcheNa1.1, whole genome shotgun sequence:
- the sgcb gene encoding beta-sarcoglycan — MASEQESSNGPVKKSMREKAIERRNINKEHNSNFKAGYVPIEEERLHKTGLRGRKGNMAVCIIVLLFLLALINLIITLVIWTVIRIGPNGCDSMEFHETGLLRFKQKADMGIVHPLHKSTVGGRKDQDLVIVGNNNPVVFQQGNTKLSVEKDKTSVVSDVGISFTDPRTQTTFFSTDFENHEFHLPKGVKVLSVKKASTERITSSAASDLNIKGDSKAIIRGNEGVNIMGRTVEFKVGGGIELRAENSIVLNGSVMFNATRIPNSAGDVYFDEGLERYKLCMCADGTLFRVQVKYHNMGCQTSDNPCRKAH; from the exons ATGGCGTCTGAGCAG GAGAGTTCCAATGGGCCAGTGAAGAAGTCCATGCGAGAGAAGGCAATAGAAAGACGAAATATCAACAAAGAACACAACAGTAACTTTAAAGCTGGCTATGTACCCATAGAGGAAGAGCGTCTTCATAAGACAGGACTGAGGGGACGCAAGGGAAACATGGCTGTTTGCAtcatcgtcctcctcttcctccttgccTTAATTAACCTCATT ATCACACTAGTAATATGGACAGTTATTCGTATCGGTCCAAATGGCTGTGACAGTATGGAGTTCCATGAGACTGGCCTATTGCGCTTCAAACAGAAGGCAGACATGGGCATTGTTCACCCACTGCACAAGAGCACCGTAGGAGGCCGTAAGGACCAGGACCTGGTCATCGTTGGGAACAACAATCCA GTTGTGTTCCAGCAAGGCAATACTAAACTGAGTGTAGAAAAAGACAAGACCTCAGTCGTCAGTGATGTTGGTATATCCTTCACGGATCCTCGCACCCAGACTACATTCTTCAGCACAGACTTTGAAAACCACGAGTTCCATTTGCCCAAAGGAGTTAAAGTTCTCAGTGTTAAAAAAGCCTCCACAGAAAGG ATTACCAGCAGCGCAGCATCTGACCTGAACATCAAAGGGGACAGCAAGGCTATTATTCGTGGTAATGAGGGAGTCAACATCATGGGGCGGACTGTAGAGTTCAAAGTGGGTGGAGGCATTGAGCTCAGAGCT GAAAACAGCATCGTCCTCAATGGATCAGTCATGTTCAATGCCACGCGCATCCCTAACTCTGCAGGAGATGTGTATTTTGATGAAGGTCTGGAGAGGTACAAGCTCTGCATGTGTGCAGATGGGACTCTGTTCCGTGTGCAGGTGAAATATCACAACATGGGCTGCCAGACCTCAGATAACCCCTGTAGGAAAGCTCACTAG
- the spata18 gene encoding mitochondria-eating protein: MADTLRRLANTSSFSLLQNKLESWHQDYHIISCEQNLNRCCELIELTAKIQGQLFSILNLTAAGGGPYAGVDTLKTRLLPWLGSCFSMAKPTITDDASLQLIQDSVEKDRKLRELSASHENDMQKMETQLCSVRLQLDTTRAELSAAHNELDETKSKSATTLLATEDEILQLRADLRSAQEKVEIYKRKLDALDDYEHQIRLLRNEVSYLSTEKAMLHERVMRSRSPSPLPRLSCSSSPMRSESPTRAQLTNSSRHARLVSRFSDLYAVERLEAQTLLRRYIAELEMVQKIIFIAAVESFKTAKLAYRQFKLHVKKTLSVSHYGPESLEDAAVDYIVRNLDLYDVQDSVNSVINAMNVNPRISFPPEVDFAFISTLIRETCRVAFAMQTLDPPLDLAFASDGELYNDSKYRRSYDSEFAAPLVMYHVWPALVEGSAVIVKGEAVTRRGALMSRSRSRSSSPVRSRSLSPTRSLAFNSKRSSSPGRLTSSCL; the protein is encoded by the exons ATGGCCGACACGCTGAGGAGACTGGCTAACACATCTTCCTTCAGCCTGTTGCAGAACAAGCTTGAAAGCTGGCACCAAGACTACCAT ATCATTTCCTGTGAGCAGAATCTGAACAGATGTTGTGAGCTGATTGAATTAACTGCCAAGATCCAAGGGCAGCTGTTCTCTATCCTCAACCTCACAGCTGCTGGAG GAGGACCTTATGCTGGGGTTGACACTCTGAAGACACGCCTGCTGCCTTGGCTTGGAAGCTGTTTCTCCATGGCAAAGCCCACGATCACTGATGATGCAAGCCTACAGCTAATTCAG GACTCAGTGGAGAAGGACAGGAAGCTCAGGGAGCTCTCTGCCTCCCATGAGAATGATATGCAGAAGATGGAAACTCAACTGTGCTCCGTTCGCTTGCAGTTGGACACTACAAGAGCAGA ATTGTCTGCTGCTCACAACGAACTGGATGAGACAAAGAGCAAATCAGCAACCACTCTATTGGCTACTGAAGATGAAATACTACAACTGAGAGCCGA tttgagaTCTGCACAGGAGAAAGTAGAGATTTATAAGAGGAAGCTGGATGCGCTTGATGACTATGAGCATCAGATTCGTTTGCTGAGAAATGAAGTGTCTTACTTGAGCACAGAGAAGGCCATGCTGCATGAAAG GGTGATGAGAAGTCGTTCTCCCAGCCCCCTGCCCAGGCTCAGTTGCTCCTCCAGCCCCATGAGGAGCGAGTCGCCCACCAGAGCCCAGCTCACTAACTCGTCCCGTCACGCACGCCTCGTATCTCGCTTCAGTGACCTGTACGCTGTGGAGCGTCTGGAGGCCCAGACCCTTCTTAGACGCTACATTGCTGAGTTAGAGATGGTCCAGAAAATCATCTTCATTGCGGCTGTG GAATCCTTTAAGACAGCCAAACTAGCCTACCGTCAGTTCAAGCTGCATGTGAAAAAGACCTTGTCTGTATCCCACTATGGACCAGAAAGTCTAGAGGATGCAGCTGTGGACTACATCGTCAGAAATTTGGATCTATACGACGTTCAGGACAGCGTAAAT AGTGTGATCAATGCCATGAATGTGAACCCCCGAATCTCCTTCCCTCCAGAAGTGGACTTTGCCTTTATCAGTACTTTGATCAGGGAGACCTGCAGGGTGGCCTTTGCCATGCAGACCCTGGACCCCCCGCTTGACTTGGCCTTTGCGAGTGATGGAGAACTTTACAATGACAGCAA GTATCGTCGCAGCTATGACTCAGAGTTCGCTGCTCCTCTGGTAATGTACCATGTGTGGCCTGCTTTGGTTGAAGGAAGTGCTGTAATAGTGAAGGGCGAGGCTGTGACTCGAAGAGGGGCTTTG ATGAGTAGAAGTcgaagcagaagcagcagtcCTGTGCGCTCTCGCTCACTCAGCCCCACTCGCAGTCTT GCATTTAACAGCAAAAGAAGCTCTTCTCCTGGACGTCTCACTTCTAGCTGCCTGTGA